From the genome of Mesorhizobium japonicum MAFF 303099, one region includes:
- a CDS encoding ABC transporter ATP-binding protein: MSALSLRSLKKSFGGNAILNGVSLDVEAGEFIALVGPSGCGKSTLLRILAGLDHADSGEIFVGGKDMSPVAAAERNIAMVFQSYALYPHLTAGQNIAVPLAMKRLSRSQRLPLVGPLLPGQKDIRTGIARDVREMAGLLKIDHLLDRKPGQMSGGQRQRVALARAMVRHPSIFLMDEPLSNLDANLRVHARGEIVELHRRAGVPTLYVTHDQAEALSMADRVAVMIGGNLLQLAAPDVIYNDPAHIEVARFVGQPRINIIPAQAENGHVGFEGIRLALLEKVANGPVSLGIRPEFVKLSPSGRSGLAGRIERLEFLGSEVIAHCRLDASGDGVVAKLAPQEARDLIAGMKVGVVLAPEQAMVFGPEGKRLRIAAGARQEPAYV, encoded by the coding sequence ATGAGCGCGCTATCGCTTCGCAGTCTGAAGAAGTCCTTTGGCGGCAATGCCATTCTGAACGGCGTCAGCCTCGATGTCGAAGCCGGCGAATTCATCGCGCTCGTCGGCCCCTCCGGATGTGGCAAGAGCACCTTGCTGCGCATCCTCGCGGGGCTCGACCATGCCGACAGCGGCGAAATCTTCGTCGGCGGGAAGGACATGTCGCCGGTCGCCGCGGCCGAGCGCAACATCGCCATGGTGTTCCAGTCCTACGCGCTCTACCCGCATCTGACAGCTGGGCAGAACATCGCCGTGCCGCTCGCCATGAAGCGGCTGAGCCGGTCGCAGCGCCTGCCGCTGGTCGGCCCCCTGCTGCCCGGCCAAAAGGATATTCGCACCGGCATCGCGCGCGATGTCCGCGAGATGGCGGGTTTGCTCAAGATCGACCATCTGCTCGACCGCAAGCCGGGGCAGATGTCGGGCGGCCAGCGGCAGCGCGTGGCGCTGGCGCGTGCCATGGTGCGCCATCCCAGCATCTTCCTGATGGACGAGCCGCTCTCCAATCTTGATGCCAATCTGCGCGTCCACGCCCGCGGCGAGATCGTCGAACTGCACCGCCGCGCCGGCGTGCCGACGCTCTATGTGACGCACGACCAGGCCGAGGCGCTTTCGATGGCCGACCGGGTGGCGGTGATGATCGGCGGCAATCTGCTGCAGCTCGCAGCACCCGATGTGATCTACAACGATCCCGCCCATATCGAGGTGGCGCGTTTCGTCGGTCAGCCGAGGATCAACATCATCCCGGCGCAAGCCGAGAACGGCCATGTCGGCTTCGAAGGCATCCGGCTGGCTTTACTGGAGAAGGTGGCGAACGGCCCGGTCAGCCTCGGCATTCGGCCGGAATTCGTCAAACTGTCTCCCAGCGGGCGCAGCGGCCTTGCCGGGCGGATCGAACGGCTCGAATTCCTCGGGTCGGAAGTCATTGCCCATTGCCGTCTCGACGCCTCCGGCGACGGCGTCGTCGCCAAGCTGGCGCCACAGGAGGCGAGGGACCTGATTGCCGGAATGAAGGTGGGTGTCGTCCTGGCCCCCGAACAGGCGATGGTCTTCGGGCCGGAGGGAAAGCGGCTGCGCATCGCGGCGGGCGCCCGGCAGGAGCCGGCCTATGTCTAG
- a CDS encoding metallophosphoesterase family protein yields the protein MRIVQITDTHFSPTKAHFNGNWAPLAAWIEQSGADLVIHTGDLSVDGADRDDDIAFCMDLMREISAPMLLVPGNHDVGHLPGSLQPVNAGRLERWRRLVGPDYWMEDAGSWRLIGLDSLLMGFDDAEEEAQFDWLRTVLESRGGRRVALFAHKPLFVDAPGEGDTGYWSVRPAQRQRLYDLIATHDVALFASGHLHRAWQGKYENTSLVWGPSAAFVVGDMERDMPGERLLGAVIHQFSDTVTSEIVAIPGMTAYVLDDVVAEVYPHEAHKARKRVAS from the coding sequence ATGAGAATCGTTCAGATCACAGACACCCATTTCAGCCCGACCAAGGCGCATTTCAACGGCAATTGGGCGCCGCTGGCCGCCTGGATCGAGCAAAGCGGCGCCGACCTTGTCATCCACACCGGCGACCTCAGCGTCGACGGTGCCGACAGGGATGACGACATCGCCTTCTGCATGGATCTGATGCGGGAAATCTCCGCGCCGATGCTGCTGGTGCCCGGCAATCACGATGTCGGCCATCTGCCCGGCTCGCTGCAGCCGGTCAATGCCGGACGCCTGGAGCGCTGGCGCCGGCTGGTCGGACCCGATTACTGGATGGAAGACGCCGGGAGCTGGCGCCTCATCGGGCTCGACAGCCTGCTGATGGGCTTTGATGATGCCGAGGAAGAGGCGCAGTTCGACTGGCTGCGGACCGTGCTGGAAAGCCGCGGCGGCCGGCGCGTCGCGCTCTTCGCCCACAAGCCGCTGTTCGTCGATGCGCCCGGCGAGGGCGATACCGGCTACTGGAGCGTCAGGCCGGCGCAGCGCCAACGCCTCTACGACCTGATCGCCACCCACGATGTCGCGCTGTTCGCTAGCGGCCATCTGCACCGGGCATGGCAAGGCAAATACGAAAACACATCGTTGGTCTGGGGTCCGTCGGCCGCCTTCGTCGTCGGCGACATGGAGCGCGACATGCCAGGCGAGCGGCTGCTTGGCGCCGTCATCCACCAATTCAGCGATACCGTCACCAGCGAGATCGTCGCCATCCCCGGCATGACGGCCTACGTCCTCGATGATGTGGTGGCCGAGGTCTATCCGCACGAGGCGCACAAGGCTCGAAAGCGGGTCGCGTCATGA
- a CDS encoding carboxymuconolactone decarboxylase family protein — MATTRLLSDTEVEKIPAVKAVFDDIRATRKSDFVNNFWRGLANDPVSLKRVWEQLKAVMLADSAIDPLTKEMIYIAVSTANGCSYCVHSHTAAARAKGMTDAQHGELVSIIGLAGQTNHLVTAMQIPVDPQFEVK; from the coding sequence ATGGCCACCACAAGACTCCTCAGCGATACCGAGGTCGAGAAAATCCCGGCGGTGAAGGCCGTGTTCGACGATATCAGGGCGACGCGCAAATCGGATTTCGTCAACAATTTCTGGCGCGGGCTGGCCAATGATCCGGTGTCGCTGAAGCGGGTGTGGGAGCAGCTGAAGGCGGTGATGTTGGCGGACAGCGCCATCGATCCGCTGACCAAGGAAATGATCTACATAGCCGTCTCGACCGCCAATGGCTGCTCCTACTGCGTCCACTCGCATACGGCCGCGGCGCGGGCCAAGGGCATGACCGACGCGCAGCATGGCGAGCTGGTGTCGATCATCGGGCTGGCAGGCCAGACTAACCATCTGGTCACGGCAATGCAGATCCCTGTCGATCCGCAGTTCGAGGTGAAATGA
- a CDS encoding sugar ABC transporter ATP-binding protein: MEPIVRLENVTKNYRGVPAVKNVSFDLRKGEIHALLGENGAGKSTLTKIIAGVVDATSGKMFHKGREIAYASPHAALEAGIAMVFQETSLVPSMTVAQNLYLGTEKFLNRLRGTYIAAQQFLQSLNFPVDPNAMVATLGAAKRQMVEIARAVHHNAEIIIFDEPTATLTPEEKRHFFALIRRLKASGVSIVFISHALEEALAIADRITILRDGELVITDDTSAFDRDKIVAAMVGRTLSGQIYRQRDEARLRKAGKKVLSVQDISMSNVVRNNSFSIFEGQITGVFGLIGSGRTETFKIVSGIYKRDFLRGGAIELDDRPVRYLVPSEAVADGIVYVTEDRKSEGIFETMGIAENLFGGLLAAGREKAWVINQQEMRQLSAQWTKTLNIKAINDNARVVELSGGNQQKVVIGKGLVQQPRIVIFDEPTRGVDVGAIAEIHQIINRLADEGLAVVVISSYLPEIMNLSDRILVCRQGRIVEEYSPAEATEEKIMYAAVH, from the coding sequence ATGGAACCGATCGTTCGCCTGGAAAACGTCACCAAAAACTATCGTGGTGTGCCCGCGGTCAAGAATGTCAGCTTCGACTTGCGCAAGGGTGAAATCCACGCGCTGCTTGGCGAGAACGGCGCCGGCAAATCGACGCTGACCAAGATCATCGCCGGAGTGGTCGACGCCACGTCGGGCAAGATGTTCCACAAGGGCCGCGAGATCGCCTACGCCTCGCCGCACGCGGCCCTTGAGGCCGGCATCGCCATGGTGTTCCAGGAAACCAGCCTGGTGCCGTCGATGACGGTGGCGCAGAACCTCTACCTCGGCACTGAAAAATTCCTCAACCGGCTGCGCGGCACGTATATTGCAGCACAGCAATTCCTGCAGTCGCTGAATTTCCCGGTCGATCCGAACGCCATGGTGGCGACGCTGGGTGCGGCCAAGCGGCAGATGGTCGAGATCGCGCGCGCGGTGCACCACAATGCCGAGATCATCATCTTCGACGAGCCGACGGCGACGCTGACGCCGGAGGAAAAACGCCACTTCTTCGCACTGATCCGCCGGCTGAAGGCCAGCGGCGTCTCCATCGTCTTCATCAGCCACGCGCTGGAAGAGGCGCTTGCCATTGCCGACCGCATCACCATTTTGCGCGATGGCGAACTGGTCATCACCGACGACACGTCGGCCTTCGATCGCGACAAGATCGTCGCCGCCATGGTCGGGCGCACATTGTCGGGCCAGATCTACCGCCAGCGCGACGAGGCCAGGCTGCGCAAAGCGGGCAAGAAAGTGCTGTCGGTGCAGGACATTTCGATGAGCAATGTCGTGCGCAACAATTCCTTCTCGATCTTCGAAGGCCAGATTACCGGCGTATTCGGGCTGATCGGCTCGGGCAGAACCGAGACCTTCAAGATCGTCTCGGGCATCTACAAGCGCGATTTTCTGCGCGGCGGTGCGATCGAGCTCGACGACAGGCCCGTGCGCTATCTTGTGCCAAGCGAAGCCGTTGCCGACGGTATCGTCTACGTCACCGAGGACCGCAAGAGCGAAGGCATTTTCGAGACGATGGGCATTGCCGAAAACCTGTTCGGCGGGCTGCTCGCCGCGGGCCGCGAAAAGGCCTGGGTGATCAACCAGCAGGAGATGCGGCAGCTGTCGGCGCAATGGACCAAGACGCTCAACATCAAGGCGATCAACGACAATGCCCGCGTCGTCGAACTGTCGGGCGGCAACCAGCAGAAGGTGGTGATCGGCAAGGGACTGGTGCAGCAGCCGCGCATCGTCATCTTCGACGAACCGACGCGCGGCGTCGATGTCGGCGCCATCGCCGAGATCCACCAGATCATCAACCGGCTGGCCGATGAGGGGCTCGCTGTCGTGGTCATCTCGTCCTACTTGCCGGAGATTATGAACCTGTCGGACCGGATACTCGTTTGCCGACAGGGCCGCATCGTCGAGGAGTATTCGCCGGCGGAGGCGACGGAGGAGAAGATCATGTACGCGGCGGTTCACTAG
- a CDS encoding ABC transporter permease, giving the protein MSFRERLQSWRYNLVPDHLVGEILTKRWTDNAIPFLALVVTLATFGSIIPGFFKLNALQESTRQLGEFSMVVTGMTVVMLGGGIDLSVGSIFALSCFSAVYVFFILEQSIWLALAASLATGLIFGAINGYLVGYLRLRAFLTTLVTFIFGRALFDILVTTYAADVQLSTATSDVLDFIGDSTFWGLSVSVWLAIILAIVTHIALTRSRPGWHVLAVGGSRRSAHNAGIRVRRTVFMTYVFSGFCASIGGFLIACRLSGAGPGTGLNLEIMALTAAVVGGVSLGGGRGSVIKGLMGAIIVLTMTNGLIRLGYGTGTNQMVLGIMLAVAVTIDIRWLKNRHKVLNEVYVAPVYLKMGETQSAVPGSGTPYELDNRLSAADHIGLGELEGPEDVILDRDDHLYCGTRHGEIVRFFAPDYVKSEVFAHIGGFPLGLAFDKSGNLISCVGAMGLYSVSPQREVKRLSAETARSWTSIVDDARLRDPNDCDIAPDGRIYFTDSTKRYDAHDWALDSIENRATGRLLVYDPKDGSTKTLLDGYRYTNGVCMAHDGKSLFFAESWACRVHRYWLEGPKAGTAECVIRDMPGYPDNINRASDGNYWMAWLGMRTPSFDLSLRHPDMRKRMTRRLPQDEWLFPNINTGGVVKFNEKGGIVEAMGDLSGGAHPMVTSMREHKGYLFVGGILNNRVGRYKISGADPNWTSPASYWGAKP; this is encoded by the coding sequence ATGTCCTTTCGCGAACGCCTGCAGTCCTGGCGCTACAATCTCGTGCCCGACCATCTGGTCGGCGAGATCCTGACAAAACGCTGGACCGACAACGCCATTCCCTTCCTGGCGCTGGTGGTGACATTGGCGACATTCGGCTCGATCATTCCGGGCTTCTTCAAGCTGAACGCGCTGCAGGAATCGACCCGCCAGCTCGGCGAGTTCTCCATGGTCGTCACCGGCATGACGGTGGTGATGCTGGGCGGCGGCATCGATCTGTCGGTCGGCTCGATCTTCGCGCTGTCCTGCTTCTCCGCCGTCTATGTCTTCTTCATCCTCGAACAGTCGATCTGGCTGGCGCTGGCCGCCTCGCTCGCCACCGGCCTGATCTTCGGCGCCATCAACGGCTATCTCGTCGGGTACCTCAGGCTACGCGCCTTTCTCACCACGCTGGTTACCTTCATCTTCGGCCGGGCGCTGTTCGACATACTGGTCACCACCTATGCCGCCGACGTGCAGCTTTCGACCGCCACATCCGATGTGCTCGACTTCATCGGCGACAGCACCTTTTGGGGGCTCTCCGTCTCTGTCTGGCTGGCCATCATCCTCGCCATCGTCACCCATATCGCGTTGACGCGTTCGCGGCCCGGCTGGCATGTGCTGGCGGTCGGCGGCTCTCGGCGTTCGGCACACAATGCCGGCATCCGCGTGCGTCGCACCGTGTTCATGACCTATGTCTTCTCCGGCTTCTGCGCCTCGATCGGCGGTTTTCTCATCGCTTGCCGGTTGAGCGGGGCAGGGCCGGGCACCGGCCTCAACCTCGAGATCATGGCGCTGACCGCGGCGGTGGTCGGCGGCGTCAGCCTGGGAGGCGGGCGCGGCTCGGTGATCAAGGGATTGATGGGCGCCATCATCGTGCTCACCATGACCAATGGGCTGATCCGGCTGGGTTACGGCACCGGCACCAACCAGATGGTTCTCGGCATCATGCTGGCGGTGGCGGTGACCATCGACATCCGCTGGCTGAAGAACCGCCACAAGGTGCTGAACGAAGTCTATGTCGCGCCGGTCTATCTCAAAATGGGCGAGACGCAGTCGGCGGTACCGGGTTCCGGCACGCCTTACGAACTCGACAACCGTCTGTCGGCGGCCGACCATATCGGGCTTGGCGAACTGGAGGGGCCGGAAGACGTCATCCTCGACCGCGACGACCATCTCTATTGCGGCACCCGCCATGGCGAGATCGTCCGCTTCTTCGCGCCCGACTATGTGAAGTCGGAGGTGTTCGCCCATATTGGCGGCTTTCCGCTGGGGCTCGCCTTCGACAAGTCAGGCAATCTGATCAGCTGCGTTGGCGCCATGGGGCTCTACTCGGTTTCGCCGCAGCGGGAGGTCAAGCGCCTCTCGGCCGAGACCGCGCGCTCCTGGACCTCGATCGTCGACGATGCCCGGCTGCGCGATCCCAATGACTGCGACATCGCGCCGGACGGCCGCATCTATTTCACGGATTCCACGAAGCGCTACGACGCCCACGATTGGGCGCTGGATTCGATCGAGAACCGCGCCACCGGGCGGCTGCTGGTCTATGATCCGAAGGACGGGTCGACGAAGACGCTGCTCGACGGCTACCGCTACACCAACGGCGTCTGCATGGCGCATGACGGCAAATCGCTGTTCTTCGCCGAAAGCTGGGCCTGCCGGGTGCATCGCTACTGGCTGGAAGGGCCGAAGGCCGGCACCGCCGAATGCGTCATCCGCGACATGCCGGGCTATCCCGACAACATCAACCGCGCCTCGGACGGTAATTACTGGATGGCCTGGCTCGGCATGCGCACGCCGAGCTTTGATCTGTCGCTGCGCCATCCCGACATGCGCAAGCGCATGACCCGCCGGCTGCCGCAGGACGAGTGGCTGTTCCCCAACATCAACACCGGCGGCGTGGTGAAATTCAACGAGAAGGGCGGCATTGTCGAGGCGATGGGCGACCTCTCCGGCGGCGCGCATCCGATGGTCACCTCAATGCGCGAACACAAGGGCTATCTCTTCGTCGGCGGCATCCTCAACAACCGCGTCGGCCGCTACAAGATATCAGGCGCCGACCCGAACTGGACCAGCCCCGCTTCCTATTGGGGAGCAAAGCCATGA
- a CDS encoding sugar ABC transporter substrate-binding protein: MRLIKTLMAAATALAITAFVAPTFAADDPGPAAYAQALKGKRVMLVPLAMGFDLAQGWAHYLKKEVEAWGGTFETRDPNWVVDAGAQAITDAISSDTRPDVLIIHAPDLNSYSKLMKKAQAAGTYVLLVDNPANFPADAFVGSDWDRLGQLEAEAAIKGCGENSSKKIGLVQGDQANSSSLYQYAGIMKVLDKHPDFKVVAKPDSNWDATTSRNVTTTMLQQNPDICSIIDFWDGDATGASAAIRDAKLDGKVFLVTTGGGEKAADCDKLQDGTYGAVVMTELARQSGDMNAIIKFLLQSGQPAGTSHTYIYTLEKATTKADLKPDSCWDLKALQAEAAAK; encoded by the coding sequence ATGAGACTGATCAAGACACTTATGGCCGCCGCAACGGCGCTCGCCATTACCGCCTTCGTGGCGCCGACTTTCGCCGCCGACGATCCGGGCCCGGCGGCCTACGCACAGGCGCTCAAGGGCAAGCGCGTCATGCTGGTGCCGCTGGCGATGGGCTTCGACCTGGCGCAGGGCTGGGCGCACTATCTGAAGAAGGAGGTCGAGGCCTGGGGCGGCACGTTCGAGACGCGCGATCCGAACTGGGTGGTCGATGCCGGCGCGCAGGCGATCACCGACGCCATCTCGTCGGACACCAGGCCCGACGTGCTGATCATCCACGCGCCGGACCTCAACTCCTATTCCAAGCTGATGAAGAAGGCGCAGGCCGCCGGCACCTATGTGCTTCTGGTCGACAACCCCGCCAACTTCCCGGCCGACGCCTTTGTCGGCAGCGACTGGGACCGGCTGGGCCAGCTCGAGGCCGAAGCGGCGATCAAGGGCTGCGGTGAAAACTCGTCGAAGAAGATCGGGCTGGTGCAGGGCGACCAGGCGAACTCCTCCAGCCTCTACCAGTATGCCGGCATCATGAAGGTGCTGGACAAGCATCCCGACTTCAAGGTGGTCGCCAAGCCCGACTCCAACTGGGATGCGACGACCTCGCGCAATGTGACGACGACGATGCTGCAGCAGAACCCGGACATCTGCTCGATCATCGATTTCTGGGACGGTGACGCCACCGGCGCATCGGCCGCGATCCGCGACGCCAAGCTCGACGGCAAGGTGTTCCTGGTCACCACAGGCGGCGGTGAAAAAGCCGCCGATTGCGACAAGCTTCAGGACGGCACCTACGGGGCCGTGGTGATGACCGAGCTTGCCCGCCAGTCGGGCGACATGAACGCCATCATCAAGTTCCTGCTGCAGAGCGGCCAGCCGGCCGGCACCTCGCACACCTACATCTACACGCTGGAGAAGGCGACGACCAAGGCCGACCTCAAGCCCGACAGCTGCTGGGATCTGAAGGCGCTGCAGGCCGAAGCGGCGGCGAAGTAA